A genomic stretch from Setaria italica strain Yugu1 chromosome VII, Setaria_italica_v2.0, whole genome shotgun sequence includes:
- the LOC101782231 gene encoding phosphoglycerate mutase-like protein 4, whose protein sequence is MSPASPHGEHFTEVVVVRHGETSWNASRIIQGQMDPELNETGKQQAIMLARRLSKEAKPAAVYSSDLKRAAETAQTIATACHVSNLVFDQSLRERHMGDLHGLKFDDAVSTKPEAYKAFSADDRNQEIPGGGESLDQLSERCVSYLNTIADKHKGERVVVVSHGAAIEEICRHADPTMTLVRRRIPNTSISVIHISGENRHWILEKLGDVGHLDEDGFLQSAFGGDGASV, encoded by the exons ATGTCTCCTGCATCGCCTCACGGCGAGCACTTcacggaggtggtggtggtgcggcatGGAGAGACGTCGTGGAACGCCTCCCGCATCATTCAG GGACAAATGGATCCGGAGCTGAATGAGACTGGTAAACAGCAAGCTATCATG CTTGCCCGTCGGCTGTCCAAAGAAGCCAAGCCAGCTGCTGTGTACTCCTCTGATTTGAAGCGCGCTGCCGAGACTGCACAAACTATCGCAACAGCTTGCCATGTATCCAAT CTGGTGTTTGATCAGTCACTGAGAGAAAGGCACATGGGAGATCTCCACGGTTTGAAGTTTGATGATGCCGTCAGTACCAAGCCTGAAGCTTACAAGGCTTTCTCAGCCGATGACAGAAACCAAGAAATTCCT GGTGGTGGGGAGAGTCTTGATCAGCTTTCCGAGCGCTGTGTTTCCTACTTGAACACGATAGCTGACAAGCACAAGG GGGAGCGGGTGGTTGTGGTCTCCCATGGCGCCGCCATAGAGGAAATCTGCAGGCACGCCGATCCAACGATGACATTGGTTCGCAGAAGAATCCCTAACACTTCAATCAGCGTGATCCATATTTCGGGTGAGAACCGCCATTGGATCCTCGAGAAGCTCGGGGACGTCGGCCACCTCGATGAAGATGGCTTTCTGCAGAGTGCATTTGGTGGTGATGGCGCCTCTGTGTAA
- the LOC101781425 gene encoding cytochrome P450 94B3 yields MAAVPEMQSSALSLLLLLLLPILYIFYHLTRTLTKKKPTTHGLKSHPLLGHLPAFLRNRHRFLDWSTELIVASPEQRMGFWIPGMRTGIVTGNPADVEHVLRANFANYPKGAHAISMLEDFLGNGLFNSDGDQWLWQRKNASLEFTKRSLRKFVVDVVQAEVADRLLPLLRRNASGDGGGAVLDLQDVLERFAFDTICMVAFGHDPCCLADGGVMAEARSDFMHTFGEAQDLIVRRFLEPIEVSWKIKKWLNIGTERRLKKAISDIHAFAMDIVRARRQSASLDDARDDVLSRFVASDDHSDEALRDIVLSFLIAGRETTSSALTWFFWLVSSRPDVVSRIADEVRAVRESTGTRAGEPFGFDALRGMHYLHAALTESMRLYPPVPIDSQSCAADDTLPDGTHVGAGWSVTYSAYAMGRLAAIWGEDCAEYRPERWLGEDGAFRPESPFRYTVFHAGPRMCLGKEMAYVQMKSIVASVLEEFVVDVKKDSAGGVPEHVLSVTLRMKGGLPVQVRRRVVPGGAE; encoded by the coding sequence ATGGCCGCCGTCCCAGAAATGCAAAGCTCTGCACTCTCCCTGCTTCTCCTCCTACTGCTTCCCATACTGTACATCTTCTACCACCTCACAAGAACCCTGACGAAGAAGAAACCCACAACTCATGGCCTCAAATCCCACCCTCTCCTCGGCCACCTCCCGGCGTTCCTGAGGAACCGCCACCGCTTCCTCGACTGGTCCACCGAGCTCATCGTCGCCAGCCCGGAGCAGAGGATGGGCTTCTGGATCCCCGGGATGCGGACGGGCATCGTCACCGGCAACCCCGCCGACGTCGAACACGTCCTGCGCGCCAACTTCGCCAACTACCCCAAGGGCGCGCACGCCATCTCCATGCTCGAGGACTTCCTCGGCAACGGCCTCTTCAACTCCGACGGCGACCAGTGGCTCTGGCAGCGCAAGAACGCCAGCCTCGAGTTCACCAAGCGCTCCCTCCGCAAGTTCGTCGTCGACGTCGTGCAGGCCGAGGTCGCCGACAGGTTGCTCCCTCTGCTGCGGCGGAATgccagcggcgacggcggtggcgctgtcCTCGACTTGCAGGACGTGCTCGAGCGCTTCGCGTTCGACACCATCTGCATGGTGGCGTTCGGGCACGACCCGTGCTGCCTCGCCGACGGCGGGGTCATGGCCGAGGCGAGGTCCGATTTCATGCACACGTTCGGCGAGGCGCAGGACCTCATCGTTCGCCGGTTCTTGGAGCCCATTGAGGTCTCATGGAAGATCAAGAAGTGGCTCAACATCGGCACGGAGCGCCGGCTCAAGAAGGCCATCTCCGACATCCACGCGTTTGCCATGGACATCGTCCGTGCCCGGCGCCAGAGCGCGTCACTGGACGACGCCAGAGACGACGTCCTGTCACGGTTCGTGGCGAGCGACGACCACAGCGACGAGGCGCTCAGGGACATCGTCCTCAGCTTCCTCATCGCCGGGCGCGAGACGACGTCCTCGGCGCTGACGTGGTTCTTCTGGCTCGTGTCGTCGCGGCCGGACGTCGTGTCGCGCATCGCCGACGAGGTCCGCGCGGTGCGGGAGTCCACCGGcacgcgcgccggcgagccgtTCGGGTTCGACGCGCTGCGCGGCATGCACTACCTGCACGCCGCGCTCACCGAGTCGATGCGGCTGTACCCGCCGGTGCCGATCGACTCGCAGTCGTGCGCCGCCGACGACACTCTGCCCGACGGCACGCACGTCGGTGCCGGCTGGTCCGTGACGTACAGCGCCTATGCCATGGGGCGCCTCGCGGCCATATGGGGCGAGGACTGCGCGGAGTACAGGCCGGAGCGGTGGCTCGGGGAGGACGGCGCGTTCCGGCCGGAGAGCCCGTTCCGGTACACCGTGTTCCATGCCGGGCCGAGGATGTGCCTGGGGAAGGAGATGGCCTACGTGCAGATGAAGTCCATCGTTGCGAGCGTGCTCGAAGAGTTCGTGGTCGACGTCAAGAAGGATTCCGCCGGCGGTGTGCCGGAGCACGTGCTCTCCGTGACGCTCAGAATGAAAGGGGGCTTGCCTGTGCAAGTGAGGAGAAGGGTGGTTCCTGGAGGTGCTGAATGA
- the LOC101771698 gene encoding pentatricopeptide repeat-containing protein At1g52620-like — protein MRLEGYNPAVQRPRCRLPRPFEVLQFVPPPPSRSHTSRRGRRPPPPPPPQRLMSTRLLPRITPLPRRRPNPSYPPVTPALAASLARVLASRATDPTWSRSLAALLPPPLSDARLAAAVSSLTDPDLALALLSWSQSHAHHHHDAPTPLAHSALLRLLARARRFDAADATLRSMSPATPTRACLGALVAAYADAGMEGKAAETCARAREMHGALPEARHCNRLLRLLVERLRWEDARKLYDEMLAEEGGADNYSTCVMVRGMCLEGRVEEGMKLIEARWGAECIPHVVFYNVLIDGYCQRGDIGKALLLLGDMDTKGFLPTAVTYGSIVNWLGRKGDLEKIGSLLGEMRVRGLPPNVQIYNTVVDALCKCQSATQAMAVLKQLFASGCDPDIVTFNTLISAFCREGDVQQALQLLREAIRRELEPNQVSYTPLIHAFCIRGEVMVASDLLVEMMGRGHTPDVVTFGSLIHGLVVAGQVSEALIVREKMAERRVMPDANIYNVLISGLCKKRMLPAAKNLLAEMLEQNVQPDKFVYTTLIDGFIRSENLSDARKIFEFMEEKGVCPDVVGYNAMVKGYCKFGMMNEAIMCMSSMRKVGCIPDEFTYTTLIDGYAKQGNISAALRFLCDMMKRRCNPNVVTYSSLISGYCKINDMDSAEDLFEKMQSEGLSANVIHYTIIIGSLFKKDEVIKAAAYFESMLLNHCSPNEVTLHYLVNGLTNSMPCIINLTCSSTVKVNNKRALLDVFKGMVSDGLDPRISALNAIIFSLCRHNMLEKALNFKDEMAKKGYTPDPVTFLSLLYGFCSVGKPSNWRVVLPNEFQQDELEIIFRYKTLFDQHVVKSVSLEVYRVLQLCAKEFQFIQQAD, from the coding sequence ATGCGGCTTGAGGGCTACAACCCCGCCGTTCAACGGCCGCGATGCCGCTTGCCGCGGCCGTTCGAGGTTCTTCAATTCgtgccgcctccgccctcgcgCTCGCACACctcgcgccgcggccgccgaccgccgccgccgccgccgccgcagcgttTGATGTCAACAAGGCTCCTGCCCCGCATCaccccgctcccgcgccgccgccccaacCCGAGCTACCCGCCCGTCACCCCGGCCCTCGCGGCCTCGCTCGCGCGcgtcctcgcctcccgcgccaccgACCCCACCTGGTCCCgctccctcgccgcgctcctcccgcCCCcgctctccgacgcccgcctcgccgccgccgtctcctccctcACCGACCCCGACCTCGCCCTCGCGCTCCTCTCCTGGTCCCAGTCCCACGCCCACCACCATCATGACGCGCCGACCCCGCTCGCACACTCCGcgctgctccgcctcctcgcccgcgcccgccgcttcgACGCGGCGGACGCCACGCTCCGGTCCATGTCCCCCGCCACGCCCACGCGCGCCTGCCTCGGCGCGCTCGTCGCCGCGTACGCGGACGCCGGGATGGAAGGGAAGGCCGCCGAGACGTGCGCTCGCGCCAGGGAGATGCACGGCGCGCTCCCGGAGGCGAGGCACTGCAACCGCCTGCTCAGGCTTCTCGTGGAGCGCCTGCGATGGGAGGATGCCCGGAAGCTGTATGACGAAATGCttgcggaggagggcggcgcggatAACTACAGCACCTGCGTGATGGTCAGAGGGATGTGCTTGGAAgggcgggtggaggaggggatgaAGCTAATTGAGGCGAGGTGGGGAGCTGAGTGTATTCCGCACGTCGTGTTCTACAATGTGTTGATCGATGGGTACTGCCAGCGCGGGGACATTGGGAAGGCATTGCTGCTGTTGGGCGATATGGACACGAAAGGATTCTTGCCAACTGCGGTGACATATGGTTCTATTGTTAACTGGCTCGGGAGGAAAGGTGATCTGGAGAAGATTGGGAGTTTGCTTGGGGAGATGAGGGTGAGAGGATTGCCCCCCAATGTGCAGATTTATAACACTGTGGTTGACGCATTGTGCAAATGCCAGTCAGCAACGCAGGCAATGGCTGTTCTGAAGCAACTGTTTGCAAGTGGTTGCGACCCGGATATTGTGACATTTAATACTTTGATATCGGCGTTTTGCCGGGAAGGTGATGTTCAACAGGCTTTGCAGCTTTTGAGGGAGGCCATTAGGAGGGAGTTGGAACCAAATCAAGTTAGCTATACTCCCTTGATTCATGCCTTCTGCATCAGAGGAGAAGTGATGGTTGCATCGGATTTACTTGTGGAGATGATGGGAAGAGGTCATACTCCAGATGTGGTTACATTTGGTTCATTGATTCATGGCCTTGTTGTTGCTGGGCAAGTAAGTGAGGCCTTGATTGTCCGGGAAAAGATGGCAGAGAGACGGGTGATGCCTGATGCTAACATATATAATGTACTGATTAGTGGTTTATGCAAGAAACGGATGCTTCCTGCAGCCAAGAACCTTCTCGCAGAGATGCTCGAGCAAAATGTGCAACCTGATAAATTTGTGTATACCACTTTGATTGATGGTTTCATTAGGAGTGAGAATCTCAGTGATGCGAGAAAAATATTTgaattcatggaagaaaaagGTGTCTGCCCTGATGTTGTTGGTTACAATGCTATGGTTAAGGGATATTGTAAGTTTGGAATGATGAATGAGGCAATTATGTGCATGAGCAGCATGAGAAAGGTTGGGTGTATCCCAGATGAGTTTACATATACTACACTTATTGATGGCTATGCTAAACAAGGTAACATAAGTGCAGCTCTTAGGTTCTTATGTGATATGATGAAGCGGAGATGCAACCCAAATGTTGTTACGTACTCGTCACTAATAAGTGGATACTGCAAGATAAATGACATGGACAGTGCAGAAGATTTGTTTGAAAAGATGCAGTCTGAAGGTCTGTCTGCTAATGTTATACACTATACAATTATAATTGGTAGTCTgtttaaaaaagatgaagtgaTCAAAGCTGCTGCATACTTTGAAAGCATGCTGCTGAATCATTGCTCTCCTAATGAAGTCACGTTGCATTATCTAGTTAATGGGCTCACGAATAGTATGCCTTGTATAATCAACCTAACCTGCAGTAGCACTGTTAAGGTTAATAACAAGAGAGCCCTTTTAGATGTATTCAAGGGAATGGTTTCTGATGGATTAGACCCAAGGATTTCAGCTCTCAATGCTATTATCTTTAGCCTATGTAGACATAATATGCTTGAGAAGGCACTGAACTTCAAAGATGAGATGGCTAAAAAAGGCTACACGCCGGACCCAGTGACCTTCCTTTCCCTACTCTATGGCTTTTGTTCTGTTGGAAAACCAAGCAACTGGAGGGTCGTCCTTCCTAATGAATTTCAGCAGGATGAACTCGAGATAATCTTTAGGTACAAGACATTATTTGATCAGCATGTAGTTAAGTCAGTCAGCCTTGAGGTCTATAGAGTCTTGCAGTTATGTGCTAAGGAGTTTCAGTTCATACAACAAGCAGATTAg
- the LOC101781022 gene encoding tryptamine hydroxycinnamoyltransferase 1 produces MDVQVQRTFTIPAPPSEPSAEVPPTVFDLVAPAYHVTVLFAYAPPNPTNAALLAALAATLPRFPLLTARRLLDQSRRPSADRPLFVTGRGGAGALVVEAAVPSSPLADHLPLVPSPDLERLHPTVDKDTPHVLLLQINRFACGGLVIASSSHHQAADGYSMSTFFHAWADAVRASGATGAPPRTTIDRPPVQPYGPGAVVPRRPPRCEFEHRGAEFLPSDAAPRQPPASVHPSEIANLLLHYTDEHVADLKARASNRYTTFETLSAHLWRKITAARGRAEDPARTALNVTVNGRARLGADALPRGFFGNAVLTASSGTSARDLARGTLADAAAMVRAGVRARDGRYFQSFIDFRALHGGEEELEPTVGDEDNVLLPDVASDSWLHLELHRLDFGCGGPLVGILPAHSPLDGVVVLIPSLRKGGGVDAFVALFDKHAEVLRDIAYTMD; encoded by the coding sequence ATGGACGTGCAGGTGCAGCGGACGTTCACCAtacccgcgccgccgtcggagccgtCGGCGGAGGTGCCGCCCACCGTCTTCGACCTTGTCGCGCCGGCCTACCACGTCACCGTCCTCTTCGCCTACGCCCCGCCCAACCCCACCAACGCCGCActcctcgccgccctcgccgccaccctcccgcGCTTCCCGCTCCTCACCGCCCGCCGCCTACTCGATCAGAGCCGCCGGCCAAGCGCCGACCGCCCGCTCTTCGTCacgggcaggggcggcgcgggcgccctCGTCGTGGAGGCCGCGGTGCCGTCGTCCCCGCTCGCGGACCACCTCCCGCTCGTCCCTTCGCCGGACCTCGAGCGCCTCCACCCGACGGTCGACAAGGACACGCCGCACGTGCTGCTGCTCCAGATCAACCGCTTCGCGTGCGGCGGCCTCGTGATCGCCTCGTCCTCGCACCACCAGGCTGCCGACGGATACTCCATGTCCACCTTCTTCCACGCGTGGGCCGACGCCGTTCGCGCCAGCGGTGCCACGGGCGCCCCGCCGCGAACCACCATCGACCGCCCTCCAGTGCAGCCGTACGGGCCTGGCGCCGtcgtcccgcgccgcccgccgcggtgcGAGTTCGAGCACCGCGGCGCCGAGTTCCTGCCGTCGGACGCCGCGCCCCGGCAGCCCCCCGCCAGCGTCCACCCCTCCGAGATCGCCAACCTCCTGCTGCACTACACGGACGAGCACGTCGCCGATCTCAAGGCCCGCGCTAGCAACAGGTACACGACCTTCGAGACCCTCTCCGCGCACCTCTGGCGGAAGAtcacggcggcgcggggccgcgCCGAGGACCCCGCACGCACGGCGCTGAACGTGACGGTGAACGGCCGCGCGCGGCTCGGGGCCGACGCCCTGCCCAGGGGGTTCTTCGGGAACGCCGTGCTCACGGCGAGCTCCGGGACGAGCGCGCGGGACCTGGCGCGGGGcaccctcgccgacgccgcggcgatGGTCCGGGCGGGCGTCCGCGCGCGCGACGGCCGGTACTTCCAGTCGTTCATCGACTTCAGGGCGCtgcacggcggcgaggaggagctggagcccaCCGTCGGGGACGAGGACAACGTGCTGCTGCCGGACGTGGCGTCCGACAGCTGGCTGCACCTGGAGCTGCACCGGCTAGACTTTGGGTGTGGCGGGCCGCTGGTTGGGATCCTGCCGGCACATTCCCCGCTGGACGGGGTGGTGGTGCTGATCCCCAGCTTGAGGAAAGGGGGAGGCGTGGATGCCTTCGTGGCGCTGTTCGACAAGCATGCCGAGGTGCTCAGGGACATCGCCTACACCATGGACTGA